Proteins encoded in a region of the Sugiyamaella lignohabitans strain CBS 10342 chromosome B, complete sequence genome:
- the PHO81 gene encoding Pho81p (Cyclin-dependent kinase (CDK) inhibitor; regulates Pho80p-Pho85p and Pcl7p-Pho85p cyclin-CDK complexes in response to phosphate levels; inhibitory activity for Pho80p-Pho85p requires myo-D-inositol heptakisphosphate (IP7) generated by Vip1p; relative distribution to the nucleus increases upon DNA replication stress; GO_component: GO:0005737 - cytoplasm [Evidence IEA,IEA]; GO_component: GO:0005737 - cytoplasm [Evidence IDA] [PMID 14562095]; GO_component: GO:0005737 - cytoplasm [Evidence IDA] [PMID 22842922]; GO_component: GO:0005634 - nucleus [Evidence IEA,IEA]; GO_component: GO:0005634 - nucleus [Evidence IDA] [PMID 14562095]; GO_component: GO:0005634 - nucleus [Evidence IDA] [PMID 16611745]; GO_component: GO:0005634 - nucleus [Evidence IDA] [PMID 22842922]; GO_function: GO:0004861 - cyclin-dependent protein serine/threonine kinase inhibitor activity [Evidence IMP] [PMID 11069666]; GO_function: GO:0004861 - cyclin-dependent protein serine/threonine kinase inhibitor activity [Evidence IMP] [PMID 7939631]; GO_function: GO:0008081 - phosphoric diester hydrolase activity [Evidence IEA]; GO_process: GO:0006629 - lipid metabolic process [Evidence IEA]; GO_process: GO:0006796 - phosphate-containing compound metabolic process [Evidence IMP] [PMID 4570606]): MNILCEKKQAAYKAGALSSKSSVTYISLYEGFQRFRKDLERLEQFIELNGTGFSKVLKKWDKRSKSHTKELYLSRAVDVQPVFHREELANFSDVASSSLIELEAWSDGDNVLFEEQPGQALDVKDLPGGLREHDDLYREFVQATSTLKHNNEVQVEEFVTDFVHKLQQTKDAKERLTRIFLLAISSEADNLALAALYKSGFVDIHAVDEFSGKTCLHRAAATDNRRDLINLALSQNVDVSISDVYGKTALHYACLNNRRELIAPLLKHGADIDALDKDNFSPLLLSIVHNFAGCVEDLVNAGAKLKVDSEKDYIPLNLACQYGNYDIVKILLDKNPTVISADVEGLYPIHVVARAGLYKLVPLLKSYNIDMNELDKLNQWTALCYAASEGHYRTVRALLDAGADPTLHDDNGFSALYHAAWEGRARCTWELSRNLSGVVDTSRNVHGPGNDQSGSNIEDTLNDMELSESTELDVIPDLSLPPPIIPLQRYGHNFLDNKKIILQLLFDPSAKPINFHKDEDALPAGRLTISTRNSSDFIPRSIILPISDNDRVVTFQVESLDTFAIDFEVFSTFGTRVIAKTSVLPYVFNENKNNGSEHSCRLPMFDVRLKPVGDLSFKFQIVRPFSGKPLEITKYDTYWKSTSQVESQQPHQSVQAMSFVTASSLSGSYSQVSVCLTKDFHPVVSDSWSILVNGIEIPIGNITLENLLRLQSSGDFALSLDEIYATLSTLTDARQLHSVIKGRAIPLKDILAKLPIPIKLNICVLYPTSLEVSLSNFGLPAFAEVNAYVDHILTILFDHAREIRKVSADPVTGVGICRSLIFSSANPDVCAVLNWKQPNYPVFFYMTGFDTSGKQYRSAHGFPIEGGEDRRCVSMKDATNFAANNNLLGIICSSELLTLVPSLVPSVRAAGLVLVSDLNDTNVDIQAQDGVDGVRTHDVLIFKQTIDM, translated from the coding sequence ATGAACATATTATGtgagaagaaacaggcTGCGTATAAAGCGGGGGCTctatcatcaaaatcatcagTAACATATATTTCCTTATATGAAGGGTTTCAAAGGTTTCGTAAGGATTTAGAACGGTTGGAACAATTCATTGAGCTAAATGGAACTGGATTTTCGAAAGTACTGAAGAAGTGGGATAAACGCTCCAAGAGTCACACCAAAGAGCTGTACCTGTCGCGAGCTGTTGATGTCCAGCCTGTATTCCACAGAGAGGAGCTAGCCAACTTTTCAGATGTAGCTAGCTCCAGTCTGATAGAGCTGGAAGCTTGGTCTGATGGTGATAATGTATTATTTGAAGAACAGCCCGGACAAGCATTAGATGTTAAGGACTTGCCAGGTGGATTAAGAGAACACGATGATCTATATAGAGAGTTTGTGCAGGCGACATCAACTTTGAAGCACAACAATGAGGTACAGGTGGAAGAGTTTGTTACCGATTTTGTTCACAAGCTCCAGCAAACAAAAGATGCAAAAGAAAGACTAACAAGGATTTTTCTGCTGGCCATTTCATCTGAAGCTGACAATCTTGCTTTGGCAGCTTTGTACAAGTCCGGGTTTGTCGATATCCACGCAGTAGACGAGTTCTCTGGAAAGACGTGTCTTCATAGAGCTGCTGCCACGGATAATAGGAGAGATCTGATCAATCTGGCACTCTCGCAGAACGTAGATGTCAGTATATCTGACGTTTACGGCAAAACTGCCTTGCACTATGCATGTTTAAACAATAGAAGAGAGCTCATTGCACCATTGCTCAAGCATGGTGCTGATATCGACGCTCTTGACAAGGATAATTTCTCTCCATTGTTACTCTCAATCGTACATAATTTTGCTGGATGTGTTGAAGACCTCGTGAATGCTGGAGCCAAACTTAAAGTTGACTCAGAAAAGGACTATATACCATTGAATTTAGCCTGTCAGTATGGCAATTATGACATTGTCAAGATCCTATTGGACAAGAATCCGACCGTCATCtctgctgatgttgaaggCTTATATCCTATTCATGTGGTGGCGAGAGCTGGTTTATATAAGCTGGTGCCATTATTGAAATCATACAATATAGACATGAATGAGCTGGATAAGTTAAATCAGTGGACCGCACTTTGTTATGCGGCCAGCGAGGGACATTATAGAACTGTCCGAGCACTTTtagatgctggtgctgatcCGACACTCCATGATGATAATGGATTTAGTGCGCTGTATCATGCCGCCTGGGAAGGTAGAGCAAGATGTACCTGGGAGTTGTCGCGAAACTTGTCTGGAGTGGTCGATACCTCGCGTAACGTTCATGGACCAGGCAATGATCAGTCTGGCTCTAATATTGAAGATACTCTAAATGATATGGAATTGTCCGAATCTACAGAATTGGATGTAATTCCTGATCTGTCGCTTCCTCCCCCTATTATTCCCCTTCAGCGATACGGTCACAATTTCTTGGATAACAAGAAAATTATTCTTCAATTGCTTTTCGATCCTTCAGCCAAACCTATCAACTTTCACAAGGATGAGGATGCCTTACCGGCTGGTAGATTGACTATTTCTACAAGAAATAGTTCTGATTTCATCCCCAGAAGCATAATTTTACCTATTTCAGACAACGATAGAGTGGTCACTTTTCAGGTGGAATCATTAGATACGTTTgcaattgattttgaagtttTTTCGACGTTCGGAACTAGAGTCATTGCCAAGACCTCTGTTTTGCCTTATGTGTTtaatgaaaacaaaaataacgGCAGCGAACACAGTTGCAGATTGCCAATGTTTGATGTACGTTTGAAGCCTGTCGGTGATTTGTCATTTAAATTCCAGATTGTACGCCCGTTCAGTGGTAAGCCACTTGAGATCACGAAATATGATACCTATTGGAAGTCGACTAGTCAAGTTGAGTCTCAACAACCACATCAATCGGTACAAGCAATGTCATTTGTTACAGCATCCTCCTTATCTGGTTCCTACAGCCAAGTGTCAGTTTGCTTAACTAAAGACTTTCATCCTGTCGTTTCAGACTCGTGGAGTATACTGGTGAATGGTATTGAGATTCCTATAGGCAATATTACTTTGGAAAACCTGTTACGGCTTCAATCTAGTGGAGATTTTGCTTTGTCATTGGATGAGATCTATGCTACTTTGTCAACACTAACTGACGCAAGACAATTGCATTCGGTAATCAAGGGGCGTGCAATCCCATTAAAGGATATCTTGGCCAAACTACCTATTCCAATTAAGCTCAATATTTGTGTCTTGTATCCTACTTCACTAGAAGTGTCGCTTTCTAACTTTGGTCTTCCTGCGTTTGCCGAAGTTAACGCATATGTTGATCACATTCTTACCATTCTGTTTGACCATGCTAGAGAGATACGTAAGGTGTCGGCTGATCCTGTCACTGGAGTTGGAATCTGTCGATCCCTGATATTCTCCTCCGCTAATCCTGACGTCTGTGCCGTGCTCAATTGGAAACAACCTAACTATCCCGTATTCTTTTACATGACAGGTTTTGATACATCTGGCAAACAGTACCGTAGTGCTCATGGATTCCCTATCGAGGGCGGCGAAGACCGGAGATGTGTTAGTATGAAGGATGCTACTAATTTTGCAGCTAATAATAACCTTCTTGGAATCATATGTAGTTCTGAGCTGCTGACGCTAGTGCCTAGTCTCGTACCCTCTGTTCGTGCAGCTGGATTGGTTCTGGTGTCAGACCTGAATGACACGAATGTGGATATACAAGCACAGGATGGTGTCGATGGTGTCCGCACTCATGATGTTCTCATATTTAAACAGACAATTGACATGTAA
- the IMP3 gene encoding Imp3p (Component of the SSU processome; SSU processome is required for pre-18S rRNA processing, essential protein that interacts with Mpp10p and mediates interactions of Imp4p and Mpp10p with U3 snoRNA; GO_component: GO:0030686 - 90S preribosome [Evidence IDA] [PMID 12150911]; GO_component: GO:0034457 - Mpp10 complex [Evidence IDA] [PMID 17515605]; GO_component: GO:0005622 - intracellular [Evidence IEA]; GO_component: GO:0005730 - nucleolus [Evidence IEA]; GO_component: GO:0005634 - nucleus [Evidence IEA]; GO_component: GO:0030529 - ribonucleoprotein complex [Evidence IEA]; GO_component: GO:0032040 - small-subunit processome [Evidence IDA] [PMID 12068309]; GO_component: GO:0032040 - small-subunit processome [Evidence IMP] [PMID 12242301]; GO_function: GO:0003723 - RNA binding [Evidence IEA,IEA]; GO_function: GO:0019843 - rRNA binding [Evidence IEA,IEA]; GO_function: GO:0030515 - snoRNA binding [Evidence ISS] [PMID 10409734]; GO_function: GO:0030515 - snoRNA binding [Evidence IDA] [PMID 15489263]; GO_process: GO:0006364 - rRNA processing [Evidence IEA]; GO_process: GO:0006364 - rRNA processing [Evidence TAS] [PMID 10690410]; GO_process: GO:0042254 - ribosome biogenesis [Evidence IEA]; GO_process: GO:0042254 - ribosome biogenesis [Evidence TAS] [PMID 11087857]) codes for MVRKLKHHEQKLLKKVDFLDWKEDGGHRDAQVMRMYHIQNRDDYVKYNKICGNIRQLAHKLSQLHSHDPVRLKHEELLLEKLFNMGIFPPTGKPKVSDLENKVTVSAFCRRRLPVVMCRLRMAQNISEATQFVEQGHVRVGPQVVTDSAFLVTRNMEDFVTWVDSSKIKRNIMKYRNEIDDFNLM; via the coding sequence ATGGTTCGAAAACTGAAACACCATGAGCAGAAATTGCTAAAAAAGGTAGATTTTCTCGACTGGAAAGAAGATGGCGGCCATAGAGATGCCCAAGTCATGAGAATGTACCATATTCAGAACAGAGATGATTATGTCAAATACAATAAAATATGCGGTAATATCCGTCAACTGGCACACAAGCTCTCCCAGTTACATTCCCATGATCCTGTCCGTCTCAAGCACGAAGAACTTCTTCTCGAAAAGCTATTTAATATGGGTATTTTCCCACCAACTGGCAAACCCAAAGTTTCTGACCTAGAAAATAAAGTGACTGTTTCTGCTTTCTGTAGAAGGCGGCTGCCTGTTGTAATGTGCAGACTGCGTATGGCTCAAAACATTTCAGAAGCTACCCAGTTCGTTGAACAGGGCCATGTGCGAGTGGGCCCTCAGGTTGTCACAGATTCTGCATTTCTAGTAACTAGAAATATGGAGGATTTTGTAACCTGGGTAGACTCGAGCAAGATCAAGAGAAATATCATGAAATATCGTAACGAGATAGATGATTTCAATTTGATGTAA